From Kitasatospora sp. MAP12-44:
CTGCTGGACATGCGCGCCGTCCCCCGCGAGACGCTGCGCTTCCTGCCGCGCTACCGCACCTCGGGGCTGCGCGCGATCCACCTCGGGGGAGTGGAGTTCCTGGACTGCCCGGTGCCCGAGTCGGCGGTGGTCGGCGAGGTCGGCGGCGCGCTGGAGACGGTGCTGCGGGCCTTCCAGGTCACCAAGGCGACGCTGACCGGCGCCACCATCGGCTGCTTCGACACCCAGCTGCGCACCGCCACCCGGTTCGCCGTCGAGCGCCGGCTCTACCACCGCTCGGTCTCCGAACTCCCGCACGCCCGCTCGGTGCTGGCCGGAGCCTTCGCCGACCTGCTGATCTCCGACAGCCTCAGCACCGTGGTCTGCCGCGCGCTGCACGTGCTGCCCGGGCAGAGCGCGGTGCTGGCGCCGGCCGCCAAGTACCTGGTGCCGCTGCTGATCCAGGAGTCGGTGGACTCGCTGGCGGTGGTGCTGGGGGCGCGGTCCTTCCTGCGCGAGGGGCGGTACGGGATCTTCCAGAAGCACCTGCGGGACCTGCCGGTCGCCTCGCTCGCGCACTCGGGCGCCACCGTCTGCCAGGCCACCGTCATCCCCCAGCTGCCCAGGCTCGCCCGGCGCAGCTGGCTGGCCTCCGACGGCGCCCCGGCCACGCTCTTCAGGCTGCGCGAGCCGCTGCCCGAGCTGGACTTCGGCGCGCTGGGGATCTCGGCGGGCGCCGAGGACAGCCTGCTCGGCACGCTCCCGGTGCTGGCCGAGGAGCTGCGCGGCGACGCCGAACTCGGCCCGCTCTGCGAGCTGCTGGTCGCCGAGCTGCGCGCCCTCAGGGCGAGCTGCGCGGACCTGGCACCGCGCAACCGCACGCCGCTGGCCGAGCCGATCGGCTTCCAACTCGCCGAGCGCTACAGCATCCTGCTCGCCGCGGCCGCCTGCCTGGGCGTGTGGCGCTACAACCACCAGCACCCGACCGCGTTCCTGCGCGACAGCGCCTGGCTGACGCTGGCCCTGCGCCGGCTGATCGCCCGGCTCGGCCTGCCGCTGCCGCCCGCCGGCGCCGGCACCGAGCAGCGCGTCTTCACCGAACTGCTCTCCCGCGAACGGGAGAACCGCTCCTTCGACCTCACCGGCCGGCTACTCGCCTAGCCGATATTCCGTCACTGAAAGGAAGTCCCCGATCATGGCTACCCCCACCACCACCCCCACCACCTCGTCCGAGCCGATGAGCACCGAGGAGATTCGCGACTGGCTGCTCGGCAGAGTCGCCTTCTACCTCCAGCGCCCGGCCGAGGAGATCGACAGCACCGTCAAGCTGGCCGAGTACGGCCTGGACTCGCTCTACGCGCTGACCCTGTGCGGCGACATCGAGGACGAGTTCGACATCCCGGTCGTCCCCACGCTGGCCTGGGACCACCCGACCGTGGACGCGATCGCCGAGCTGGTCCACCAGCAGGTCGCCGAGCTGCACCAGGGCGACGCGGCGGACCAGACGGATCAGGCCGACCCGCGGTGAGCGCCCGCCGCGGCTGGGCGGTGCTCGTCGCGGCACTGGCGATGGTGGTGCCCTGGGCGCTGAGTGTCAGCAGCGCCTTCCCGGCCACCATCACCGCCTACCACTGGACCCGGACCTGGCTCGGCTTCGACTACGTGCTGACCGGCGGCCTGGCGCTCACCGGGTGGTTCGCCCGGCGCGCGGACCGCCGGGCGATGCCCTTCGGCGTGGTGACCGGCACCCTCCTGTTGATCGACGCCTGGTTCGACGTGTGCACCTCGCCGGCCGGCCTGGAGTTCGGCCAGGCGGTGGTGGACTCCTTCTTCGAGGTGTCCGGGGCGCTGCTCTGCTTCGCGATCGCCCTGCGGGCGGCAGCTCCCGGGGCCGCCGCCGGAGGTGGAGCCAGCACCACCATCGAAACGGGTACCAGCGTTGAGGACCCGGCGGCCCCGCTGCGGGATCGTTGAGCACACGACAGCACCGCTGACCGAGAGGGGAGTTGCTCATGTTCTCGTTCGTTCCCGTGGCCGTGGCCACGCGTTGGGCACCCCGGATCGTGCTGGCGGCCGCCGTCGCCATGATCCCGTGGATGCTCTACCTCGGCCTCTGCCTGCCCTCCACCGTGTCGGCCCGGCACTGGCAGCTGGCCTGGGTCGGCCTGGACGTTGCGGGCCTGGCCGCGCTGGCGGGGGCCTGCTGGCTGGCCCACCGGCGCGACCCCCGGGCCCTCCCGGTGGCGATCATGAACGCCACCCTGGTGGCCGCCAAGATCTGGTTCGGGATGTCCACCTCGCCGTCCGGGCACACGCCGAACGGGCCGCTGCTGGTCGAGGGCGGTCAGCTCGCGCTGGCGGTCTGCTGCCTGCTGCTCACCGCCGCCGAGCCCGCCTCCGCCCGCCCGGTCCGCCCGGCCGGCCGCTTTCCTCGTACCTCCCTGGAGAACTGACACCATGAGCGCCCTCTCGTCCTTGACCTCGACCCTGACCTCGTCCAAGCACCGCAAGGCCGTCCGCCGGGTCGCGGCCGGGACGGCGGTCGCGGCCGCCGTCGGCGCCTGGTGGGCCTTCGACTCCGCGCCCTACCCGTACGCGCAGCACTGGCTGCTCGACCTGCCGCTGCCCTTCCTCTCGCTGCGCCGCCTGGACGGCATGCTGCAGAGCAAGCCCGGCGAGCGGATCCTGGAGATCGGCCCCGGCACCGGGCTGCAGTCCCTGCACGTCGCCCCGCAACTGGGCGCCACCGGGCGGCTGGACATCGTGGACATCCAGCAGCCGATGCTCGACCACGTGATGCGCCGGGCCGCCGAGCAGGGCATCGCCGCCATCCACCCGACCCTCGCCGACGCCCACCTGCTGCCCTTCGAGGACGCCACCTTCGACGCCGCCTACCTGGTCACCGCCCTCGGCGAGATCCCGGACCCGACGGCTACCCTGCGTGAGCTGCGCCGGGTGCTGAAGCCGAGCGGGCGGCTGGTCGTCGGCGAGTTCATGGACCGCCACCAGATCCGGCCCGCCCGGCTGATCGGCCACGCGGAGGAGGCGGGGCTGCGGGTCGGCAAGCTGATCGGCCCGCCGTTCGCCTACTACGCCCGGCTGCGCCCGTACGTGCAGGCCATCCCCGACCTCACCGCCGACTCCCTCCAGCCGGCCACGGCGGGCCACCTGCGGCTCAGCTGAGCCGCGCGGACCCGCTCAGGCGGGCCGACTCGCTCAGGCGAGCGTGTCCAGATCGATCCACCCGCGTAAAGCGGCCACCGCGCCCGCCTGGAACCGGCTCCCCGCCTCCAGGCGGGCCATCAGGCTGGCCGTGATGCGGCGCCCGGTACGGACGGAGACGCCCAGGCGCCGGCCGACCGCCTCGTCGGCGTAGCCGCGGGCGAGCAGCGTCAGCACCGCCTGCTCCTGGGTGGTCAGCCCGTGCTCGCTGGGCTCCGGGCGCCGGCCCAGCGGCAGCGACCCGGCCCAGACGTGGTCGAACAGCGCGCAGAGCGCGCTCACCATGCCGGGGCTGCGCACCAGCATGGCGCCGGCGCCGGGCGCATCCGGGTCCACCGGCACCATGGCCACCCGGCGGTCGTAGATCGCCATCCGGGGCGGCAGGGTGGGCGCGGTGCGGACCTGGGCGCCGAGTTCGGTGAGCCAGCGCGCGTACTCGACCGTCGCGGCGTCGTTGGCGACGCTCTCCAGGTAGATCGAGCGCATCTTCACGCCGCGTCCCAGCAACTCCTTGTCGGTGGGCCGGCTGTTCTCCATGTTGACCGGCGACTGCGCGCCGCCCGGCACCAGGGCCATCAGCTCGCTCTCGCAGTTGGCCACCAGTGTCTGGATCCTGAGCCGGATCGCGTCCAGCCCGGTCAGCACCTCGACGCTCAGCTCCTGCTGGGAGCGGGTGTACTGGGTGTACTCGGCGACCACGTGCCGCACCACCAGCCGGCTGGCCTCGATGGCCTCCTGCTGTTTTCGCAGCTCGGCCTCCTGATGGGAGAGCAGCGCCACCAACCCGACCTCGGGCTCCACCGCGCGCAGTTCGCCGGGGACCTGCCAGGACGGCCGTACCAGCTGCAACTCCTCCAGCTCGCCGAGTGCCTGACGGACCCGTGGTTCCTCCCAGCCGAGCACCTGGGTGATCTGCGCGATGCCCGCGTCGGTGTCTCTGAGCATCTCCTGGTAGACGGCTGCCGCGTCCGTGTCGAGCCCCAGCAAGTCGAGTCTGAAGGACACGCTCTGCACCAACCCTTTCGCCGACCGGCGTCACATACAGCAGCCCCCGCTGCCACCGGCACTCACTCACGACGCTTGATTCTCACTCAAGGGAGCCTCGAAGCGGAGGGTGGTATGCAAATTAGCCGCGGGCCCCCGCACCTCGGCAAGAATGATCGACTACGGATCTTACTGTCTCATAGTGCTCCGGCGGTCTTGACGGGGGACACCGATGGGAAGAAACGCCTTGCCGCGGCGGACAGGCCGACGATCAGTGCCGCGCAGGTGAGGGCCGCCAGGTGCTCCAGGCCCGCGAGGTTCGGCAGCAGGATCGCCTCGACGGACATCACCGCGATCACGCCGGCCCCGGTGTACCAGGCTCCGTAGCGCCAGGCGGCGCACAGTGCCAGGCCCACCACGGCCGCCGACGGCCCGGTGTCCCGGACGTGCGCGAACCAGGCCGGCAGATGGGCCGGCAGCCCGGAGTCGTGGGAGACCCCGATCCGGGTGAACAGCGTCCCGGCCAGCGTGCAGGCGTAGCCGACGACGAGCGTCCGGCGCAGGCCGAGCGCCAGCTCGGCTATCCCGAACACCACCAGGACCTGGAGCATCGCCCCCCAGACCGGCAGGTCCAGCGCGGGGACGAAGAGCGACAGCGGCGTGCGCAGCAGCGAGAGGGCGAACGGCTGCGCCGCGCAGACCACCCCGAGCCGGGCGGCCAGCGCGGCGCCCCCGGGCAGGTGCTGGAGCACACCGAACAGCAGGACCAGCAAGGTCGCCAGCACGGTGAACGGGATCGCGGCCAGTCGTCTCTCCATCAACCGCCCGCGCACCGCGCTGAACAGCGCCCCCCATTCGGACACCGCCGCGCTGCGCGTCAGGTTCATCACCCGGGTGCTCACTGCCGTCCTCCTCGCCGCCGTTCACTCCGGGGCGTTGACAGGCCCCTGAGGACGATCCTCAGGGAACGAACAATGATCTAACTACACATCAGCTAGTTCTCAGGGGGATATCGGGGTTCCCCCCCAGGGGGACCCCTGAAGCGGGAGCCGGGGTCGACGGTGCCCGCGGGCGATCCGAGACGGTGACCGGATCGGTCCGCTCCCAGGCAGGATCCGGCCTTCGCGGAGGGGGCCCGGCGGCGCCAGGATGGGGGCATGAAGAAGAAGAGCGCACTGATTGTCATCGACGTCCAGGAGTCCTTCCGCCGGCTGGAGAACTGGGCGGCCGTCTCCAACCCCGACATCGTCGCCCGGGTGAACCGTCTGGTGGCCGCCGCCCGGGCGCGCGGCGAGCTGGTCGTCTGGGTGCTGCACGCCGACCACGGCAGCGGCACGGCCTTCGACCCCGCGCTCGGGCACGTCCGGCTGATCGAGGGGCTGGAGCCGGCCGAGGGCGAGCCCGTCGTCACCAAGACCGCGCACAACGCGTTCACCACCACCAACCTGCAGCAGCTGCTCACCGAGCGCGGCATCGGCGAGGTGGTGGTCTGCGGCATCCGCACCGAGCAGTGCTGCGAGACCACCACGCGGGTCGCGTCCGACTTCGGCTACCAGGTCACCTTCGTCACCGACGCGACCGCCACCCACCCCATCGAGCACTGGCAGGCGCCGGCCGGCCGCAGCCTGGCGGAGATCCTGGCCGACCCGCGTACCCTGGGCACGGACGAGATCATCGCCCGCACCGAGTACGCGCTGGCGGGCCGTTTCGCTCGGATCGCCACCGTGGAGGAGCTGACCGGATCGTGACCCGTGTGGTCTTCCTGCTGGTCCCGCAGGTGCACCTGCTGGACCTCGCCGGGCCGGCCCAGGTCTTCTCGACGGCGGCCGGACTCGGCCACGGCTACCAACTCGACTACGTGGCCGAGCGGGAGGACGTCCCGACCGCCCAGGGCGTGGTGCTGCGGGCCCGCACCCAGTGGCCGGAGCTGACGGCGCAGGACCTGCTCGTCGTCCCCGGCTGGAGCTCGCCGGCCCTGCACACCCACGGCGCGCTGGAGCGGGCGACGCTGGAGCGGCTGGCGGCGCACCACGCGGCGGGCGGCACGGTGGCCAGCATCTGCGCGGGAGCGGACGCCCTGGGCCGGGCCGGGCTGCTGGACGGCCGCCGCTGCACCACCCACCACGACCTGCAGGACGAGCTCGCCCGCCGCTACCCCCGGGCCGGCGTGGTGCGCGACGTGCTCTATGTGGTCGACGACCGGGTGGTCAGCTCGGCCGGCATCGCCAGCGGCATCGACCTGGCCCTGCACCTGGTCGCCGTCCGGCACGGCCCGGGCACCGCCGCCCGGGTCGCCCGGTCGATGGTCGTCTACGCCCGCCGCAACGGCGACGAGCAGCAGACCAGCGCGATGCTGCGCCACCGCGCCCACCTCAGCGACGCCGTCCACCGGGTCCAGGACCTGATCGACGCCCGGTTCACCAGCCGCCTCGCGCTGCCCGACCTCGCCGCGACCGCCGGCGTCAGCGAACGGACCCTCACCCGCCACTTCACCGAGGCCACCGGCCTGACACCGCTGCGCTACCAGCAGGAACTGCGCATCGAGCGCGCCGAACACCTCATCACCCAGGGCGCGACCATCGAGGCCAGCGCCCGCGCCGTCGGCTTCCAGGACGCCCGCATGCTCCGCCGCCTTCGCGCGAGGTAGGCTCCCCGATCTAACTGCCAGCGCCCCGAAAGGCCTTCATGTCGGCTCCCCACGTGACCCGCTCCGCATCCGCCCCCGACCCCGCGCCGCTCTCCGAAGCCGAGGTGGTCGTCCGGTTGCGGGCTGCCGGGTGCGTCTTCGCCGAGGAGGAGGCGCAGCTGCTGCTCGCGGCAGCGGCCGGGACGCCGGCCGAGCTGGAGAGCATGGTGCAGCGGCGGGTGGCCGGACTGCCGCTGGAGCACGTGGTCGGCTGGGCGGAGTTCCGGGGCTTGCGGATCGCGGTGGACCCGGGGGTGTTCGTGCCGCGCCGGCGCACCGAGTTCCTGGTGGAGCAGGCGGCCGAACTCGCTCCGGCGCGGCCCGTCGTGGTCGATCTCTGCTGCGGCTCGGGCGCGTTGGGGGTGGCGCTGGCGGCG
This genomic window contains:
- a CDS encoding acyl-CoA dehydrogenase; translated protein: MTLTDHRPAPGELWNHDDRDHDDPDRVEPLEALFGDPDDPGNPTGFTAFLDADERGQLLPAGRSLLDTYRIGAEFVPARHGGRLRQADHLARTLRAVFRRDAALGLGHGAINLIASATVWAAGAPQQRQALADVLLNGGQCAGAYTELGSGHDLTRSKVTATRSGAGFALSGRKEVINNVNRADTVTVLARTGDGSGSRDHSLLLLDMRAVPRETLRFLPRYRTSGLRAIHLGGVEFLDCPVPESAVVGEVGGALETVLRAFQVTKATLTGATIGCFDTQLRTATRFAVERRLYHRSVSELPHARSVLAGAFADLLISDSLSTVVCRALHVLPGQSAVLAPAAKYLVPLLIQESVDSLAVVLGARSFLREGRYGIFQKHLRDLPVASLAHSGATVCQATVIPQLPRLARRSWLASDGAPATLFRLREPLPELDFGALGISAGAEDSLLGTLPVLAEELRGDAELGPLCELLVAELRALRASCADLAPRNRTPLAEPIGFQLAERYSILLAAAACLGVWRYNHQHPTAFLRDSAWLTLALRRLIARLGLPLPPAGAGTEQRVFTELLSRERENRSFDLTGRLLA
- a CDS encoding acyl carrier protein translates to MATPTTTPTTSSEPMSTEEIRDWLLGRVAFYLQRPAEEIDSTVKLAEYGLDSLYALTLCGDIEDEFDIPVVPTLAWDHPTVDAIAELVHQQVAELHQGDAADQTDQADPR
- a CDS encoding class I SAM-dependent methyltransferase produces the protein MSALSSLTSTLTSSKHRKAVRRVAAGTAVAAAVGAWWAFDSAPYPYAQHWLLDLPLPFLSLRRLDGMLQSKPGERILEIGPGTGLQSLHVAPQLGATGRLDIVDIQQPMLDHVMRRAAEQGIAAIHPTLADAHLLPFEDATFDAAYLVTALGEIPDPTATLRELRRVLKPSGRLVVGEFMDRHQIRPARLIGHAEEAGLRVGKLIGPPFAYYARLRPYVQAIPDLTADSLQPATAGHLRLS
- a CDS encoding LuxR C-terminal-related transcriptional regulator, encoding MSFRLDLLGLDTDAAAVYQEMLRDTDAGIAQITQVLGWEEPRVRQALGELEELQLVRPSWQVPGELRAVEPEVGLVALLSHQEAELRKQQEAIEASRLVVRHVVAEYTQYTRSQQELSVEVLTGLDAIRLRIQTLVANCESELMALVPGGAQSPVNMENSRPTDKELLGRGVKMRSIYLESVANDAATVEYARWLTELGAQVRTAPTLPPRMAIYDRRVAMVPVDPDAPGAGAMLVRSPGMVSALCALFDHVWAGSLPLGRRPEPSEHGLTTQEQAVLTLLARGYADEAVGRRLGVSVRTGRRITASLMARLEAGSRFQAGAVAALRGWIDLDTLA
- a CDS encoding cysteine hydrolase family protein, coding for MKKKSALIVIDVQESFRRLENWAAVSNPDIVARVNRLVAAARARGELVVWVLHADHGSGTAFDPALGHVRLIEGLEPAEGEPVVTKTAHNAFTTTNLQQLLTERGIGEVVVCGIRTEQCCETTTRVASDFGYQVTFVTDATATHPIEHWQAPAGRSLAEILADPRTLGTDEIIARTEYALAGRFARIATVEELTGS
- a CDS encoding DJ-1/PfpI family protein, which gives rise to MTRVVFLLVPQVHLLDLAGPAQVFSTAAGLGHGYQLDYVAEREDVPTAQGVVLRARTQWPELTAQDLLVVPGWSSPALHTHGALERATLERLAAHHAAGGTVASICAGADALGRAGLLDGRRCTTHHDLQDELARRYPRAGVVRDVLYVVDDRVVSSAGIASGIDLALHLVAVRHGPGTAARVARSMVVYARRNGDEQQTSAMLRHRAHLSDAVHRVQDLIDARFTSRLALPDLAATAGVSERTLTRHFTEATGLTPLRYQQELRIERAEHLITQGATIEASARAVGFQDARMLRRLRAR